From the Thermococcus guaymasensis DSM 11113 genome, one window contains:
- a CDS encoding phosphoadenosine phosphosulfate reductase domain-containing protein, whose amino-acid sequence MGRPVFLGKAYINWCEECNVPIIGDSCAVHGKEKVFRLNITPPGDLRFAFEKDLEFIKEVFREHFGVDVGEVLDGKVVLLNKLPSEDDAYEIIVDGYVFGYVKFNPLELRWRAGLKVEGAIALWKRFGREMKKWIIVDKGAVEPIKKGANLMAVGVLEAEPSIRVNDEVILVSEDGEVFATGIAKKDYEALIRGERGTGVKPKRQKRVNYREGRKATMEDVLRANSIALEDKVVKSREFMRRVANRYSELPVAVAFSGGKDSLAVLGLALEEFGGDFTVFFNNTGIEFPETVEYVERLRKELEPKGIRFIVADAGDAFWRALYVFSPPGRDYRWCCKVTKLGPITLAIKENYPKGVLMFVGQRKYESIKRFKQPRVWRNEWVPNEIGASPIFHWRAIEVWLYIFSRKLPYNPLYERGFDRIGCFLCPSASLAEFERLKREKPELWEKWFRALEHWRKRFGLPEEWITYGFWRWKKLSKGEKAIARKLGVEIPEKRSWEPVKVRIEETKDGYELEFNTVLNKKRLLQVAPILSEVSVEGDVIRAGEVEFFTGTRKAKAPDEREAVSAYYLVKRAYECVGCGVCVGKCPEEALSIDERSKKIVVDWNRCTHCRECMEVCPLLKIKNPEEGSQL is encoded by the coding sequence ATGGGGAGACCTGTCTTCCTGGGTAAGGCGTACATAAACTGGTGCGAGGAGTGCAACGTCCCAATCATCGGCGATAGCTGTGCCGTTCACGGGAAGGAGAAAGTATTCAGGCTGAACATAACCCCTCCGGGCGATTTGAGGTTCGCCTTTGAGAAGGACTTGGAGTTCATAAAAGAGGTCTTCCGAGAGCACTTCGGCGTTGACGTTGGTGAAGTTCTCGACGGAAAGGTAGTCCTGCTCAACAAGCTCCCCAGCGAGGACGACGCCTACGAAATCATAGTTGACGGCTACGTCTTCGGCTACGTCAAGTTCAATCCCCTTGAGCTCCGCTGGAGGGCCGGCCTGAAGGTCGAAGGTGCCATCGCGCTCTGGAAGCGCTTCGGAAGGGAGATGAAGAAGTGGATAATCGTTGACAAAGGCGCCGTCGAGCCGATAAAGAAGGGTGCGAACCTGATGGCGGTCGGAGTCCTCGAGGCGGAGCCGAGCATAAGGGTCAACGACGAGGTAATCCTCGTTTCCGAGGACGGCGAGGTCTTTGCGACAGGGATAGCGAAGAAGGACTACGAGGCCCTGATACGGGGCGAGCGCGGGACGGGTGTAAAGCCGAAGAGGCAGAAAAGGGTCAACTACCGCGAGGGCAGGAAGGCCACGATGGAGGACGTGCTTAGAGCTAATAGCATAGCGCTTGAGGACAAGGTCGTTAAGAGCAGGGAGTTCATGAGAAGAGTCGCGAACAGGTATTCTGAGCTCCCCGTTGCGGTCGCGTTCTCCGGCGGAAAGGATAGCCTGGCGGTTCTCGGCCTTGCCCTTGAGGAGTTTGGAGGGGACTTCACTGTCTTCTTCAACAACACGGGGATAGAGTTCCCGGAGACCGTTGAGTACGTAGAAAGGCTCAGGAAGGAGCTTGAACCGAAAGGAATCCGGTTCATAGTGGCCGACGCTGGAGACGCGTTCTGGAGGGCTCTCTACGTCTTCTCCCCTCCGGGCAGGGACTACCGCTGGTGCTGTAAGGTGACGAAGCTCGGCCCGATAACGCTCGCCATAAAGGAGAACTATCCCAAAGGCGTCCTCATGTTCGTCGGCCAGAGGAAGTACGAGAGCATAAAGCGCTTCAAGCAGCCGCGCGTCTGGAGAAACGAGTGGGTGCCCAACGAGATTGGAGCGTCGCCAATATTCCACTGGCGCGCGATAGAGGTCTGGCTCTACATCTTCAGCAGGAAACTGCCCTACAACCCGCTCTACGAGAGGGGCTTTGACAGAATAGGCTGTTTCCTCTGTCCGAGCGCTTCGCTGGCTGAATTCGAGAGGCTCAAGCGCGAGAAGCCGGAGCTCTGGGAGAAGTGGTTTAGGGCTTTGGAGCACTGGAGGAAGCGCTTTGGCCTTCCCGAGGAGTGGATTACCTATGGCTTCTGGCGCTGGAAGAAGCTGAGTAAAGGTGAAAAGGCCATAGCCAGGAAGCTCGGCGTCGAGATTCCCGAGAAGCGGTCGTGGGAGCCGGTTAAGGTAAGGATTGAAGAGACCAAGGACGGCTACGAGCTGGAGTTCAACACCGTTCTCAACAAAAAGCGCCTCCTGCAGGTCGCGCCGATACTCAGCGAGGTGAGCGTTGAAGGGGACGTCATAAGGGCAGGCGAAGTCGAGTTCTTCACGGGAACGAGGAAGGCCAAAGCTCCGGACGAGAGGGAAGCGGTCAGCGCCTACTACCTCGTTAAGAGGGCCTACGAGTGCGTCGGCTGTGGCGTCTGCGTCGGCAAATGCCCGGAGGAAGCGCTCAGCATAGACGAGAGGAGCAAAAAGATAGTCGTCGACTGGAACCGCTGTACTCACTGCAGGGAGTGCATGGAGGTCTGCCCGCTGTTGAAGATTAAGAACCCCGAGGAGGGAAGCCAGCTTTGA
- a CDS encoding HVO_0476 family zinc finger protein, with amino-acid sequence MEEYFICPECGSDDVEVIKERGREITLRCNECGNVWHVTLPKLVRVPLIVSKHERSFKSEAELPEGEEIRVGDIVETEDDEVRITGIELEGGKRVNHAKVGEIKALWGESLTYPKVIKVSIYLPKGITQSFRVKVPREEEFAVGEVVEVGGYTFRIEKIKTERKMLHHGKAQADKIVALMGHHIPRARARRSLEIYRGYEEEKDTEQ; translated from the coding sequence ATGGAGGAGTACTTCATCTGTCCTGAGTGCGGTAGCGATGACGTTGAAGTCATCAAGGAGCGCGGGAGGGAGATTACCCTTCGCTGTAACGAGTGCGGCAACGTCTGGCACGTAACGCTTCCGAAGCTGGTCAGAGTTCCGCTCATAGTGAGCAAGCACGAGAGGAGCTTCAAGAGCGAGGCGGAGCTTCCAGAAGGCGAGGAGATTAGAGTTGGCGACATCGTCGAGACGGAAGATGACGAGGTCAGGATCACCGGGATCGAGCTGGAAGGCGGAAAGAGGGTAAACCACGCGAAGGTCGGCGAGATAAAAGCGCTCTGGGGTGAGAGCTTAACCTACCCGAAGGTCATAAAGGTGTCGATCTACCTCCCCAAGGGGATAACCCAGTCATTCCGCGTTAAGGTGCCCCGTGAAGAGGAGTTTGCGGTCGGAGAGGTCGTCGAGGTCGGCGGATACACCTTCAGGATTGAGAAGATCAAGACCGAGAGGAAGATGCTCCACCACGGGAAAGCCCAGGCTGACAAAATCGTCGCCCTCATGGGGCACCACATCCCCCGCGCGAGGGCCAGAAGGAGCCTTGAGATATACCGGGGCTATGAGGAGGAGAAGGACACTGAGCAGTGA
- a CDS encoding adenosylcobinamide amidohydrolase — MLALSNAPHRGGLVEAEGFFFMKVPRDYSGDYRADCRAFELENGLKDFVGFMTAAEVGRILSVSRSGSVTAYVTAGVTNPAIAGEEPPPWKPGTINMALVIEDGLTVGAMANAIMTATEAKTYTLLKLGYNATGTTSDGVGVFAFSGEKEWAGTATKLGLNIGRAVKSALEDSLKKWESTRS, encoded by the coding sequence ATGCTGGCGCTGAGCAACGCCCCGCACAGGGGCGGCCTCGTCGAGGCCGAGGGCTTTTTCTTTATGAAAGTCCCAAGGGACTACTCCGGGGACTACCGGGCCGACTGTCGGGCCTTCGAGCTGGAAAACGGTCTCAAGGACTTTGTAGGTTTCATGACGGCGGCGGAGGTAGGCAGGATCCTCTCTGTTTCAAGGAGCGGGAGCGTTACAGCATACGTAACCGCTGGGGTCACCAACCCGGCAATAGCCGGGGAGGAACCGCCGCCCTGGAAACCGGGGACTATAAACATGGCGCTCGTCATCGAGGACGGCCTCACCGTCGGCGCGATGGCCAACGCGATAATGACGGCCACCGAGGCGAAAACTTACACCCTCCTAAAGCTCGGCTACAACGCGACCGGAACGACTAGCGACGGGGTTGGAGTCTTCGCCTTTTCGGGAGAGAAGGAGTGGGCCGGGACCGCGACAAAGCTTGGTCTCAATATTGGGCGGGCAGTAAAGAGTGCGCTTGAGGATAGCCTGAAAAAGTGGGAATCAACGAGAAGTTAG
- a CDS encoding class I SAM-dependent methyltransferase produces the protein MEELYRYLRAYMDPKSEVAQRRFIALRSFFNWAVKEGLLPDRRKLRILDLCAGTGIAGAALYETLREWGYEPSLTVVDKRKEDLLLVEEWVSGEVYGAVMDCLDDLSKLGKFDVALIFGYTMPHFDPFQAAELFRNVAKVLESDGVFLIEETDRFGAFFYRRAYREVVPEVRGEDYTVISLDEGYNPVRGVIKRGYYRLPGWEKIGEMETRYWDLAGLAGIGKALFEEARIIRKSEHGVVSAGDLIYLRGPLTSR, from the coding sequence ATGGAGGAGCTCTACCGCTACCTGAGGGCGTATATGGATCCGAAGAGCGAAGTAGCCCAGAGGAGGTTCATAGCACTGCGCTCCTTCTTCAACTGGGCGGTTAAAGAGGGCCTTCTTCCAGACAGGCGGAAGCTCCGCATCCTCGACCTCTGTGCGGGGACCGGGATAGCCGGCGCTGCCCTCTACGAGACGCTCCGCGAGTGGGGCTACGAGCCGTCTCTCACCGTCGTTGACAAGAGAAAGGAAGACCTGCTCCTCGTTGAGGAGTGGGTGAGCGGTGAGGTCTACGGCGCAGTTATGGACTGCCTCGACGACCTGAGCAAACTCGGAAAGTTCGACGTTGCTTTAATCTTCGGCTACACAATGCCCCACTTCGACCCGTTCCAGGCGGCTGAACTCTTCAGGAACGTCGCGAAGGTTTTGGAAAGCGACGGCGTCTTCCTGATCGAGGAGACGGACCGCTTCGGAGCGTTCTTCTACAGGAGGGCTTACCGTGAGGTTGTGCCTGAAGTTCGGGGCGAGGATTATACGGTAATCTCGCTGGATGAAGGCTACAATCCCGTTAGGGGAGTCATCAAGAGGGGCTACTACAGACTGCCCGGCTGGGAGAAAATTGGGGAAATGGAGACGCGCTACTGGGACCTGGCGGGTCTGGCGGGCATCGGTAAGGCTCTCTTCGAGGAGGCGAGGATAATAAGAAAGAGCGAGCACGGCGTCGTCAGCGCGGGAGACTTGATCTACCTCAGGGGCCCGCTAACTTCTCGTTGA
- a CDS encoding SdpI family protein gives MNGYELLRILYGLFLGIFLIIMGALTFTSKGEPGIGFRIGYTYISERARRKANRVSGIGTILTGVTLVLLSPFLPMASLFAVVILGLGGTLVLAYFTAKREYELEELSTEAPEKPGRRIEPPKVGNYIALQLIFAGISFALILTEKVARDSGIILIASLQLFLLTLTVLFSRPIVLQLAPKFQGKMALGFARAMTAVSAMMTLQLVVVALNPKPSPLLAVLLLFVSLGTIFYAVFIALTSAYEEGYY, from the coding sequence ATGAACGGGTATGAGCTCCTACGGATCCTCTACGGGCTGTTCCTCGGGATTTTCCTCATAATCATGGGGGCTCTCACATTCACATCGAAGGGAGAGCCCGGGATAGGATTCAGGATAGGCTATACCTACATCTCGGAACGGGCAAGGAGAAAGGCAAACCGAGTTTCAGGGATCGGAACGATTCTGACGGGAGTAACGCTCGTCCTTCTCTCGCCGTTCCTCCCGATGGCCAGCCTCTTCGCCGTTGTGATACTCGGCCTCGGGGGAACCCTTGTCCTTGCTTACTTCACGGCAAAGCGCGAGTACGAGCTTGAGGAACTCTCAACTGAGGCACCAGAGAAACCGGGGAGGAGGATAGAACCCCCAAAGGTTGGAAATTACATCGCCCTTCAGCTCATTTTTGCCGGCATTTCCTTCGCGCTAATTCTCACAGAGAAAGTCGCGAGGGATTCAGGGATCATCCTAATCGCCAGCCTTCAGCTCTTCCTCCTCACGCTTACGGTTCTCTTTTCCCGGCCCATCGTCCTTCAGCTGGCCCCTAAATTCCAGGGTAAGATGGCGCTCGGCTTCGCGAGGGCGATGACGGCAGTTTCGGCGATGATGACCCTCCAGCTGGTAGTTGTGGCCCTAAATCCCAAGCCGAGCCCGCTCCTCGCGGTTCTCCTGCTCTTCGTCTCGCTCGGTACGATATTCTATGCAGTTTTCATAGCTTTAACGAGCGCCTACGAGGAGGGTTACTATTAA
- a CDS encoding DUF1648 domain-containing protein, whose amino-acid sequence MSETAFEMFVSLALLLGGLLALAFRKRRNPLIGFRVGYTYHSERVWEKVNTFAGIFSIVYSLFLLALALYGVSKDVFTLVVGMFAITQMFLGLRMAKREYEIEEFSEEAPEKPPRTSKTEGASIKPYLLTQLGFLAFYLLLVALLWDRLPERIATHFNASGEPDDYSSRLWGAIGVPVLVWLLPLVLTLPAKEPGFFARANFYPRSLRMWCLFTTVLSGGMVLVITIALLYNAGFVSSSAISYGAYLFLGTLVFATYRLLTVGKDERV is encoded by the coding sequence ATGAGTGAGACAGCTTTTGAGATGTTTGTTTCTCTGGCCCTGCTTCTAGGGGGTCTTCTGGCCTTGGCCTTCAGGAAGAGGAGAAACCCTCTCATCGGCTTCCGCGTGGGCTACACCTATCACTCCGAGAGGGTCTGGGAGAAGGTGAACACCTTCGCAGGGATCTTTTCAATCGTTTACTCGCTCTTCCTGCTTGCCCTGGCGCTCTACGGCGTTTCGAAGGACGTCTTCACTCTTGTGGTGGGCATGTTTGCAATAACCCAAATGTTCCTCGGTCTGCGGATGGCGAAGCGTGAATACGAGATTGAAGAGTTCTCGGAAGAGGCCCCAGAGAAACCTCCGAGGACGAGCAAAACGGAGGGAGCGAGCATAAAGCCCTACCTCCTCACCCAGCTCGGCTTTTTAGCGTTTTACCTCCTGCTGGTTGCCCTCCTGTGGGACAGGCTCCCCGAGAGAATCGCGACCCACTTCAACGCGAGCGGTGAGCCGGATGACTATTCGAGCAGGTTATGGGGGGCTATCGGCGTTCCGGTTTTGGTCTGGCTTCTCCCGCTGGTTCTCACGCTTCCAGCCAAGGAGCCGGGCTTCTTCGCGAGGGCCAACTTCTACCCGAGGAGCCTGAGGATGTGGTGCCTCTTCACAACGGTTCTGAGCGGTGGAATGGTTCTCGTCATTACGATCGCCCTCCTCTACAACGCGGGCTTTGTTTCGAGCAGCGCCATCTCCTACGGGGCTTACCTTTTCCTCGGCACCCTCGTATTTGCCACCTACCGGCTCCTAACGGTGGGGAAAGATGAACGGGTATGA
- a CDS encoding PadR family transcriptional regulator yields the protein MLSGDRKEKALRKLRKDLRSGLYSYLVLSLLEKEGELHGYAIRKRLGELSGGKLVPSEGALYDILKSLKKLGLVRDSWAEIGGRPRKYYSLTELGEEVLDELRQELQVIVETLKRLEGLK from the coding sequence GTGCTCTCGGGGGACAGGAAGGAAAAGGCCCTCAGAAAGCTCAGAAAGGACCTCCGCTCTGGCCTTTATTCCTATTTGGTTCTCTCCCTCCTGGAGAAGGAAGGCGAACTGCACGGCTATGCGATAAGGAAGAGGCTCGGAGAGCTCAGCGGGGGAAAACTCGTCCCGAGCGAAGGTGCCTTATACGACATACTGAAGAGCCTGAAGAAGCTCGGCCTCGTGAGAGACAGCTGGGCCGAAATCGGAGGAAGGCCGAGGAAGTACTACTCCCTGACGGAGCTGGGTGAGGAGGTTCTGGACGAGCTGAGACAAGAATTGCAGGTAATAGTTGAGACCCTTAAAAGGCTGGAGGGGTTGAAATGA
- a CDS encoding YhfC family glutamic-type intramembrane protease → MYLLPFPILGGLLAWATLYFLGFKKQRWGEFILGLAAFFIAIVVQSPVQQLPLLGIGIRSNADVLARGTAFVVAVSVWFGLVAGIVQEGVKYLLVKDKSPNAGLFMGLGFGVTEVFFMVGTALATALATGEPLDVPLGAAVISMLERYFVVLFHVGTGIYLAYAAQNGFGKRGLIVMIGLHAVIDSLAAYYQLMKSEPVLYGAELITALAALGLMYYTLPKAKSEPAEEEKVIW, encoded by the coding sequence ATGTACCTCCTTCCGTTCCCCATACTCGGGGGACTGCTTGCATGGGCAACTCTCTATTTCCTCGGCTTCAAAAAGCAGAGGTGGGGAGAGTTTATCCTCGGCCTGGCCGCGTTCTTCATAGCCATCGTCGTCCAGAGCCCGGTTCAGCAGCTCCCGCTCCTCGGGATTGGCATAAGGTCAAACGCCGACGTTCTGGCGAGAGGGACTGCGTTCGTTGTTGCCGTCTCGGTGTGGTTCGGCCTCGTGGCCGGCATAGTCCAGGAGGGAGTGAAGTACCTCCTCGTTAAGGACAAAAGTCCGAACGCTGGCCTCTTCATGGGACTGGGCTTTGGTGTAACAGAGGTCTTCTTTATGGTCGGAACCGCTCTGGCCACGGCCCTTGCGACAGGGGAGCCTCTAGACGTGCCGCTGGGTGCGGCAGTTATCTCAATGCTTGAGCGCTACTTCGTCGTCCTCTTTCACGTCGGAACGGGGATTTACCTCGCCTATGCCGCTCAGAACGGGTTCGGAAAGAGGGGCCTTATTGTGATGATAGGGCTCCACGCGGTCATCGACTCCCTTGCAGCCTACTACCAGCTCATGAAAAGTGAGCCAGTTCTGTATGGAGCAGAGCTTATAACCGCTCTCGCCGCACTTGGACTGATGTACTACACACTCCCAAAGGCAAAGAGCGAGCCCGCAGAGGAAGAGAAGGTCATCTGGTGA
- a CDS encoding YbjQ family protein, producing METIEGVIVVTTETVPGYRIVEVKGLARGGTVKATHIGRDIMAALRNIKGGEVQEYTQMMAEAREEALRRMALSAKELGANAVVNVRFATSNVGSSVAEVYAYGTAVVIEKEE from the coding sequence ATGGAGACGATAGAAGGAGTTATCGTCGTGACAACCGAGACCGTTCCGGGCTACCGGATTGTGGAGGTTAAAGGCCTCGCGAGAGGCGGTACCGTTAAGGCCACCCACATCGGTAGGGACATAATGGCCGCCCTCAGGAACATCAAGGGTGGGGAAGTACAGGAGTACACCCAGATGATGGCCGAGGCAAGGGAAGAGGCTTTGAGGAGAATGGCCCTCAGCGCCAAGGAGCTCGGCGCAAACGCCGTGGTGAACGTGCGCTTTGCAACATCCAACGTCGGCTCAAGCGTGGCTGAGGTCTACGCCTACGGGACTGCGGTGGTCATCGAGAAGGAGGAGTGA
- the dph2 gene encoding diphthamide biosynthesis enzyme Dph2 → MHEISNGEILEALRELNARRVLIQTPEGLKREAQSLADFLEENGIEAIISGDINYGACDPADREAKMLGCDALIHLGHSYMRLKLEVPTIFVPAFAKVDVVPALEKNLEEIRKLGERIALVTTAQHIHQLERARGFLEKEGFEVVVGRGDSRVSWPGQVLGCNFSAAKVDAEGVLFIGAGYFHPLGVALATRKPTLAVNPYSGDVIWMDNEAERLIRRRWAQIAKAVDAKKFGVITSTKKGQLRLAEAKRVVELLREHGKYTKLIAMNHISYPALEGFDFDAYVVVACPRVPIDDYENWRKPVLTPPEVEILLGLREDYEFDEIKGAERREDEPLGISLRP, encoded by the coding sequence ATGCACGAGATTTCGAACGGCGAGATACTGGAAGCCCTGCGAGAGCTCAACGCCAGAAGGGTGCTCATCCAGACGCCTGAGGGGTTAAAGCGCGAGGCACAGTCCCTGGCGGACTTCCTTGAGGAGAACGGGATAGAGGCGATAATAAGCGGTGACATCAACTATGGGGCCTGCGACCCCGCTGATAGAGAGGCAAAGATGCTCGGCTGCGACGCGCTCATCCACCTCGGCCACAGCTACATGAGGCTCAAGCTGGAAGTTCCCACGATATTCGTTCCTGCCTTCGCGAAGGTTGACGTTGTGCCGGCGCTTGAGAAAAACCTTGAGGAGATCAGAAAGCTCGGAGAGAGGATAGCGCTCGTCACGACGGCCCAGCACATCCACCAGCTTGAGCGGGCGAGGGGGTTTCTGGAAAAAGAGGGCTTTGAGGTCGTCGTTGGCAGGGGAGATTCAAGGGTGAGCTGGCCGGGACAGGTTCTCGGGTGCAACTTCTCGGCCGCGAAGGTTGATGCCGAAGGAGTTCTCTTCATAGGTGCCGGCTACTTCCACCCGCTCGGCGTTGCGCTCGCGACCAGAAAGCCGACCCTCGCGGTAAACCCCTACTCCGGAGACGTGATATGGATGGATAATGAAGCGGAACGCCTGATAAGGAGGCGCTGGGCCCAGATAGCGAAGGCCGTGGACGCCAAAAAGTTCGGAGTGATAACGAGCACGAAGAAGGGTCAGCTCCGCCTGGCAGAGGCAAAGCGTGTGGTGGAGCTTCTCCGTGAGCATGGAAAGTACACGAAGCTTATAGCCATGAACCACATAAGCTACCCAGCTCTGGAGGGCTTCGACTTCGATGCCTACGTCGTCGTTGCCTGTCCCCGCGTTCCGATAGACGACTACGAGAACTGGAGGAAGCCGGTGCTGACTCCGCCGGAGGTCGAGATACTCCTGGGCCTGCGCGAGGACTACGAGTTCGACGAGATAAAGGGAGCAGAACGGAGAGAGGATGAGCCATTAGGAATCTCCCTCAGGCCCTGA
- a CDS encoding NitrOD5 domain-containing protein, whose amino-acid sequence MFEPRIGHAMVSATAREVLQWLGAPFEATITAYLKSKYGKGIEIIEESPRKFYEALRELFGEFAAKMFIYNLVNELHLSAKSNDIEDRLRALEEYLSS is encoded by the coding sequence TTGTTTGAGCCCCGGATTGGGCATGCTATGGTCAGTGCAACGGCAAGGGAAGTACTTCAGTGGCTTGGGGCGCCTTTCGAGGCAACGATAACGGCATACCTGAAATCAAAGTACGGTAAGGGGATTGAGATAATTGAAGAGAGTCCGAGGAAGTTTTACGAGGCCCTACGAGAGCTCTTTGGAGAGTTCGCAGCGAAAATGTTCATCTACAACCTCGTGAATGAGCTCCACCTCTCCGCTAAGTCCAACGACATTGAAGACCGCCTGAGGGCCCTGGAAGAGTACCTCAGCAGTTAG